GGATGCTTTAAGTATTCTAAAAAAAACATTCTTGTTCCCTTTCAGTTCGCTTTACGTTTCCTTCTCTTTTGAATGCATAAAAAGCCGACGAGCACGATGACGCCCGAGATGATCGTGCACAGATAGAACGAGACGCCGCGGCTTAAGAGCTGCACACGATATACGTCGTCGCCCAAAAGCAGCTTTTGAAATCCGTCGAGCATAAGATAATCCGCAACGCCCATGCCTCCCGGTATCGGTATGCAGTTCGAGCCTATAAGAGAGAGCGCCTGTACCGACCACATGTCCGCGCCGAGCTTCGGGTCGCCCCCTTGGGAAAGATATACGAGCGGCGTCACGGCGATCTGGGATACGCGCTGCGCCAGGCAGAAAAAGAACGACATTATCTGCATTCCGGGTCTTCCGTGTGCGGTGGCGGCGCACAGCTTGTACTCATCTACCATATGATCGAGCTTTTTCATCCATTTGTCAGGATGCTTCACGAGCCGTATCCTGTTGAGGAAACGAACGAGCCTGCGTCCGAGTCTGTCAAGAAAATCGCCTCGCTGCAAAAGCAAAATAAACGCGGCCATAAGAGCGGCAAAAAGCGC
This Clostridia bacterium DNA region includes the following protein-coding sequences:
- a CDS encoding flippase-like domain-containing protein is translated as MRRKLIWGVIAVAISVLVIRAVFAQSATLSLESLLSTVLATPPQWMLLIFISSMGFIIFEALSLRCIVKGLGYRTHFGHALLYSAGDQFFSAITPSASGGQPASALFMGAYGLPAGSITVTLILNLIEYTAATIVIGAGVFVLRPHVLRLFGPLSQTLIILGMALFAALMAAFILLLQRGDFLDRLGRRLVRFLNRIRLVKHPDKWMKKLDHMVDEYKLCAATAHGRPGMQIMSFFFCLAQRVSQIAVTPLVYLSQGGDPKLGADMWSVQALSLIGSNCIPIPGGMGVADYLMLDGFQKLLLGDDVYRVQLLSRGVSFYLCTIISGVIVLVGFLCIQKRRKRKAN